A single window of Eucalyptus grandis isolate ANBG69807.140 chromosome 1, ASM1654582v1, whole genome shotgun sequence DNA harbors:
- the LOC120292745 gene encoding uncharacterized protein LOC120292745 translates to MDAWITDIIMNSNILPDLDIIVHTLWQIWKARNSFVFRRAHPDPIQVVRTALANALTDRRLCAASPASQRRSFPSDCVWHPPIPGTWKVNIDGAFIPASSEGSVASITRDHAGRIVDGFSSHVAASSALQTETQALTLTLRDLMQKGHTNRALTVESDCQKLVDAVNKSCPPPWELRSLLAEAAALLQGFTNLRIVHCSRDANEAANWAAKAHHSRCLPLNWPSSIPLRFWI, encoded by the coding sequence ATGGATGCTTGGATAACAGATATTATAATGAATAGCAATATCTTACCTGATCTGGACATTATTGTTCATACGCTGTGGCAAATCTGGAAGGCCAGAAACAGCTTTGTATTTCGCAGAGCTCATCCTGATCCAATACAGGTGGTGCGAACGGCTTTGGCTAATGCACTGACAGATCGTCGTCTCTGTGCAGCGAGTCCGGCATCTCAGCGTCGATCCTTTCCATCTGATTGTGTTTGGCATCCTCCGATTCCTGGCACCTGGAAGGTTAACATAGACGGAGCTTTTATCCCTGCATCATCTGAAGGATCGGTGGCTTCAATTACTCGAGATCATGCTGGTCGAATCGTGGACGGTTTCTCAAGCCATGTTGCTGCATCTTCCGCTCTACAGACAGAAACCCAAGCTTTAACCCTCACACTACGAGATCTGATGCAGAAAGGACACACAAATCGCGCTCTTACTGTGGAATCGGATTGCCAGAAGCTGGTGGATGCGGTCAACAAATCTTGCCCTCCGCCATGGGAGCTTCGCTCTCTGCTTGCTGAGGCTGCGGCGCTCCTGCAAGGGTTTACCAATCTGCGTATTGTCCATTGCAGCAGAGACGCGAACGAGGCAGCCAACTGGGCTGCCAAGGCCCATCATTCAAGATGTCTTCCTTTAAATTGGCCCTCGTCTATCCCCCTCCGCTTTTGGATATAA